Sequence from the Fusarium oxysporum Fo47 chromosome VI, complete sequence genome:
TTCAGTGGCTCCAGCAACTGCCGAACTTGGGATTGAGATGAAGGACGAAGAGGCTCAACTGTACTTTAATGCGTTCTTCTCTGGCTGTGACCGCTACGTTCCTGTCTTTGACCAACGTTATGACTCGATCCAAAGCATTCGCAACAACAGCGCTTTGCTTTTCATCACAATATGCTCAGTCGGATGCCGTGTACTCAACGGCACGAGCTCGAGATGGCGAGCTCTTGCACTTCAGACTCAACGCATGCTCAATGCCGCTATCGCCAATCCGTTGATGGGAAGTCTTGAGACGGTACAGGCAATCCTCGTTCAAGCTTGCTATGCAGGAGAAAGGGCACTTCTGATTGCAATCGCGACGCGCATGGCCTTGGATCTTGGGTTCCCCGAAGCATACGATACACTCATTGCGGAATCAGTCTTGGGCGGAATGCAGATCGATAACGGTGACCAAGCTACCTACAACGACAACACTACACACATGCGCAAAACTAGAGTCTGGCTGCATTTGCTGGTGATGAGCTACATCCTGCACGTGGATGCTGGTGGAATGCCAACCTTCAAGTTTCGAGGTGCTTCACGCAGATGCAGAGTCCTCCTGCAAAGTCCTCTCGCTACCGGGATGGATCATTATCTCTTTGCTCAAGTCGAGCTCAACGTTCTTCGTGCAAAGATATATGCATCCTTGCCCCAGGGCGCCCATCTGAGTGACGAAGAGATTCTCGATCTTGTGAAAGATGCCAAACTTGACATCGATGTCTGGTTCCAGGACTGGATACGTATCTCGCAGCCGCATCATGACTCGATGCCTTGGTTTGTGCCTAACCTGTCTGTTCAGCGCTGCTGGGCTGATAACATGGCTCTTTGCCGTGCGGTGAGGGCTGCAGGCGTGGAGAACGTCAACGTTATGTCGCCCATCCAGAAGAACATCTTATCGATGACCAAAGCTTCGCTTCAGCAACatcttgatatcatcatccaagAACCAAGGATATATCTCAAGAGCATCCGGTATGCAATGGACTTTGTCTGGGCCAAGAATACTTTCTgttgccttcttctgctcaagCTTTCCGCTTTGCTGCCTGAAGCGGAGAAGTTGCCGACACAAGGTCTTAGCAATGAGCTTGTTATAAAGGCTAGCATCTTGCTACAGGAACTGGAACTAGTTGCTGCCGCAGGACACAAAGACGACACTCGATCAAATACCAGTTCACTCTACCTCCAACTTCTAAAGACAAGTATACAGAAGTATAAGCGCTGGTTAggtcaagatggaggaggcTCTGGAGGAGGACAACCATCTTTTCCTCTGACCCAAGAGAGGAATTGCGACAATGAACTTGAGTCTTTTGTCCCAGATCAGTTTGTCTTCGAATGGGACTTTCCAGGTCTGACCCTGTTTTCGTCTCCGATCAATGAGACCGGTTGGATCAATGAACTTCTTGCTGGAGCACAAGAGTTTGGAGAAAATGGGAGCAGCATCAATTGGGCTCTGATTGACTTTTCTATGTAAAGTAGCATTCATAAACCAGAAACCTATTGTAACAGGGTAGACAGTATATCATACTCAGATTTTGCGGATTGCCATAGCGTAGCATTTTACCGCCAAACAAGTGTCATACCATGCAACATCTTGCTATGCTATTGGTAAAGTTGCGTGAAATGTAACCTTGCCCCAACATGCCAATGAGCTCAGCTCGAGGGCGAATCAGGGAGACTCCTGACGTCCTGAGACTCCACTCAGGTTGGCTACCGAACTTGACGTGTCAATCTGGTTACGAATCAGACCAGCAACCCTGGTTGTTTTATAAACTCAAAACTCATGTCACTCCATTTCGGATCCCGGATTTTCTCCTCTTCTATTTCTCCTCTCATACTATTATCTGACGTTTGAGGCACCCTTGGATTAACTTCACAAGTCCACAATGTCAGCCACAGACAATCAGCCGCTCGTTGCTGACGAGAGTGAGAATGTAAGCATCTGATATCATCATTGATTGCATTATTTGACAAAATACAACTTCAAGGTCCTTGAAGACCACGACTCTGGACATGACGAGGTACGTACAGTCTCTCAAATCAACTGCTCTTAAACAAGATACAGGCTGACAAACTGCCTTCTTTACCTTAGGAAGTGGAGTCATCGACACAAAGTATAAGCAGTTCCATTCTTCAGTACCGTCAGGAAAATGGGAGAACCTACCACGGTTACAAAGATGGCAGTGAGTTCCGTGATTAGTGGAGTTGACGGTTGCTGATCACACAGAATACAATGTTCCAAatgacgaggaagagaacgAGAGACTCGGTATGTAAGCCACTAAACCTGATAGGCATCCTTGCTAAAGAATGTAGATTTACAACATGCTCTGTTCCTTCGAACCTTTGACGATAGACTCGGCTTTGCCCCACCGTGCAAGCCTGAAGCCAATGTCCAGCATGTTCTGGATGTAGGCACGGGCACTGGAATCTGGGTCATGGACTATGCAGACGACCATCCAGGTGCTGAGGTTCGTTAGTCAATTGTTCCTTGATGGTTACCAATTAATGTTTTTCAGGTCATTGGTGTCGATCTCTCTCCCATTCAACCTAGCTTGTATGTATGTTTATGCCCCTTTTGTTGACCCAGCTAAGAGTATCAGTGTCCCTCCAAATGTACGATTTATTATTGACGATATTGAAGAGGAGTGGCAATACTCTTCAAAGTTTGATTACATCCACAGTCGAATGATGAACTCTAGTGTCGCGGACTGGGAAAGCTATGCTACCAAGATCTTTGAGTACGGCCCTTCACATGTTCATCCCTTCAACCGACAAAGCTGACTCGGGACAGGAACCTGGAACCAGGTGGCTATGTAGAGCTACAGGAGATCGATGTCTTTACTAAATCTGACGACAACACCTTGACGCCGCAGCACAATCTATGGCAGTGGGCTCAGCTTATATACGATGCATCTGTCAAACTGGGAAGACCATACTTCGACCCAGGCAACATAAAGGACGTTCTCTCAAAGGTTGGCTTTGAAGAGGTAACGGAAGCAAAGTTCAAGTGGCCAACGAACCGATGGCCAAAAGACAAGAAGCATAAGGAATTAGGCGTATGGAATAACGAGAATGCGAATTTCTTTCTCGAGGCGGTGGCGATAGCTCCGCTTACGCGGGCCTTGGGATGGTCGAAGGAAGAGGTCACTGTTTTCATCGCTCAAGCCAGGAAAGAACTCAATGATCCTCGGATTCATGCATACTGGCCAATGTGAGTCTGGATCTTTTCGCTATCATTCTATGTGAGCTAATCATTGTTAGTATCTCGGTATATGGCCGTAAGCCGGCGAAATAGTCTCAGATCATACTCATGCAAGATAGGAACGATTGAAACAGTTGAGGATTGAGCACTGGACAATAAAAGCTCGATGCGGACTGGACTCTGATTGCTACGCTGGTCCTGTAGCGTTATGACATAATCATTCATTAATTTCTATTGACAGACTATGATGTCTTTGAACTTTTACAACTTGGAAGTGCTCTCCTCACGACCCTTGAGGTTAATGTGAGGAGTGTCGTTTGCAGGCCGAGTAACAGCGTAGAAAGCAACACCATGCGACTTGGTGGAGAACTAAATACAGATCAGTTATTGTTAACAAAGCTatgggaggaagagaacTAACCTGAGCTTTGGAACCAACGTGGAAGAAGGCCCAGTCTCCAGCAACGAGATGGTGAGTGATACCGGTAGCCTCATCCTGTCCGTAATTAGTATCATGTACTTGCAAACCCACGGGGAGAGATATTTACAGTCACGTCGATTTGACCGCTGAGGACGTATTTGGTCTCCTCGTAGTCATAGGATCCATATCGTGTAGGTCCAGGAACGACCTTATAGAAACCCGTGGTTAGATAATGAGCAGAGTCGTTGCGCTGACTCTGGATAGAGTGGAAGTCGGCAATAATAGCGCACTCGCCATCGGGAATGGGGATGTGCTCATGGCCGGCGCCCTTGATAATGGTAAGAGGAACGATCTTGTTAGACACTGCACAGATAGGTTAGTAAAACATCCTTCTGCTTGTCATTTCAGGGTATGCAGTTTACTTTTAGCGAATTTGGTATAATTGCAAGGACAGAAATAGAAAGGAAACGTTGAATGACAACTTCTCTGCTCTgtttatataaataccaaGCCATGACGGAGCATTCTCGGCATATACATGGAACAAACAATACGGGATACGGCTCCGGGCCCGTAGCTCCGTGCCTGAGAGTTACGCAACGGCTTATCAGTAATGGAACTAAGCCTAAAACAGAGTCAGTGTCGCTTAGTCAAGCTGGATCACGACAAAACACATGATCGGGACCCCAC
This genomic interval carries:
- a CDS encoding S-adenosyl-L-methionine-dependent methyltransferase translates to MSATDNQPLVADESENVLEDHDSGHDEEVESSTQSISSSILQYRQENGRTYHGYKDGKYNVPNDEEENERLDLQHALFLRTFDDRLGFAPPCKPEANVQHVLDVGTGTGIWVMDYADDHPGAEVIGVDLSPIQPSFVPPNVRFIIDDIEEEWQYSSKFDYIHSRMMNSSVADWESYATKIFENLEPGGYVELQEIDVFTKSDDNTLTPQHNLWQWAQLIYDASVKLGRPYFDPGNIKDVLSKVGFEEVTEAKFKWPTNRWPKDKKHKELGVWNNENANFFLEAVAIAPLTRALGWSKEEVTVFIAQARKELNDPRIHAYWPIISVYGRKPAK